The window AATGTGAAACCTCCCATCTTCATTCTGCTACCAGAATTGGCTCAAAGCAAAAAGTTTTAATGATATCTTTATTGTATAAGCTGGTGGGGAGCTGCAGATGTTGTTCTTCCCTGTAGAGGACACTAATCGAAAATGGCCACAATTAAGTCAGCAGTTATGACTGAGCTGGCTCACTAGCTACAAAACCTTAGCAGGTGACCTCGCCTGTTGCTTCCCCCATTAGTCTTATGCCGTCTGTATCTTTTGTTTTCTCAGCCTGTCTTTTTgttctctccctttttaaaaaaaataaaaataaaacctacccataccccatttttccaatccttaagttcatttctccacatttctctaTCAGTTTGAACTCTCCCCCAaataaagtcctcatgaaaattaccGGTAGCTTTTGTGTGCAAATTCATCCTACCATAGACATTTTATGCACTTttgcataatatacacatttctgcaatttcccctaatacaatggaTTTTTGTATGTGATTTACCCTAAAATGTGCATGTATATGCACTcttcatttttgtacacattactcagCTGGGGAACCACATTACAAAATTCGTACagctgcaaattttgaaggatttttatttttttttgaaaatgcgaAATCTGTAAGTTCACCTTCAgttgtgaactgaattgaatttctctcccacccctcctcctccagggCCTAGAGTCCTTACTGATCACACTTTTCTGTTGAACACAGCTCCTGACCTAACTGTTGCTCTGCCATCTTTTCTCACTGCAGTTCCTCCATCTGCCCCAGTCTGCAGAATTCAGGGCTCCTTGAACATTGGCAGTGACATCACGCTGACGTGCAGTTCAGAAGAAGGCATCCCTCGGCCAACCTATTACTGGGAAAGACTGGACAGTGCTCCCAAGCTGCCCCCGGCAGCCACACAAGGTGATCAttgcatccccccaccccccaccccacaactgcGTTTTCCAAGAGAGTTGGTCTAATTTTCCCTTCGCCTGTTCTGCTGGCACTAAGGTCACAACTTTATGTGGTCTATCCCAAACTGCTGATGGACTACCTGGGTTTCAGGACAGGAAACCCCAGATCCAAGAGGGTCACAGAGGAGAGGGGAGTGATAATGTTGCTGTGATAAGTGCAGAAACTCACTAAAAATAATGAATAGGGAGAAAATACTCTGTCCAATATAACGAAAGCAACTGAGCCTTTAGAGTGCTGGGTGCCCTCTAGTGGAAATTCTAATCATAGTATTGAAAAAGTACACAtaccttagagcaggggtggtcAACCTTTCTGCCCAACGTGCCGTAAATTCACTCCAGAGCATAAGGCAGTGCCACTGTAGGGTACACCAGTCTGCACAACTCCCATTATTGTTGGGCAGTCTTGTCTCTAGCCTGTTGAGCCTGGGAGTGCAGTGCAGAAGAGGCAGACCTGCGTGCAGGTCTGATGCTGTGCCATAATAGTTGGCTTGCAGAACTGTGCTGCAGCTCAACCACCCTTACTTTAGAGATGCATGCTTCATGTCTATTAGGGATTTGAATTAATGAGCCAGCCAAATATTCACCTCTTGCATTCCTGCTGGCAGTTCCACTCCAGTCTGTGAGTGAAGGCCAGTTCacagatgcttaaaaaaaagtgGTTTGTAAAGTGTGTGGAGTGAATATGAGCATGTGGGTGAAGCAGTCATGGGATCAGTGCACAAACAACCATGTATTGATTGTGCACTTCTGTGGTGTGCTTAAATATTATCTTATATTGAAAAACCATGTAGTAAAGCAATCGTTTAATTGGTATATTGTGGTGCCCCAATGCCACTTGCATTACTGTTTGCGAACTCATTATATCCTAGGGTTATATCCCAGGGCTGTGCTGAATGCTCACAGGTAAATAAATACTTTCGTTGCAAAAGGGGAGCATTCATGAGCCTCCAGAtatatttcttcaaatatttaGCTGTGCTCAtgcctgttttctgctgttcACTGCCTTTATCAATAGGTTCTGgtgtagattttatttatttctgggaaTAGTTATCCCAGATGATCAGGCTTCATGTAGCTAAGGTGATAATATCAGAAGAATATGGGGTCACAAGATGTTATCACAAACCATTTCAAAGTGATGGCAGTGTGCTTCCCTTCCATCACTCAGAGTAAAAACTTTCATCCTTTTTGTGCAAACACACCCAGAAAAAATGTCAAAAGGAGTGATTTCTTAGGGGGTAAAAGTGgccacaatcacacacacacacatcccctttTAGCTGATATGTTTCATATTATTTTGTTATATTGCTTTCatgtttttaattgatttatGTAGTCTTTCACTGGTCCAgctcacacataacactaaacaaCCAAGGCATGGTATAATGTTATAAGGATGAGTCACAGTGAGCCTCAGGATTCCACACAACCCTCACCTCTTCTCTTCTAGTATGTTCATAAACTTCCACTTCCATTTCAGATTAGCCACAGCTCAGTTGTTTCATCAGAACCCTGAACTGCAGTTAATTTTAAGTATGGTTTGCAGAAACAAGCCAACTTCTTAAACTATGATTGGAAGCTGGTTTGTTTCTAGAAAACATATTGAAAATCaaccacagtttgtttgtttgttttgtttagataACATGGCAAGCTGTAGCTAATCTaaagcagaagcaaaagttttCCAACTCCTTGTGGTCACATCAGAAGGGAGGGCTGAGTGTGCAAGCCTGAGACTCACCTGAACTATGTACTGAACTATGCTCTAGCACTACATCCAAATCAGCCTGCTGTTTTACACTTTTGTTTGGACCTCAAAATCAGATATGGCTCTTGATTAAGgatctgaaaatgtttttttccccttctggaATGATAAAAAGCTGAGTAGTTGACAACTGCATTTGAGTTCCTTGTAAGAACAAGTGTTAGCTTGTTGATGGCCCTTGCTAGTTATCTTGCCTTATTCTCTTATCCTCAGCTTTCacatacataaaaataataatctttaagACAAAAATGTCCACTGTAAGCTCCTTAAACCCTAATCTTGTCTGTTTCTGATGCTTTCATCTAAAGGTTACTTTCTAATTTATCTCTTAAGAGTCTTGCATAGAATTTGCGATTTACTGGATTTGCCTTTTCAAGGCTGCATTGAAATGGCcgtctttctctccaccccccacatgCCACGTTTCTAATTTAATttatgttttttccccctttcttcccatctAGACCAAGTTCAGGGTACAGTCATTCTGCGCAATATTAGCACTGTGTCATCAGGACGTTACCAGTGTGTGGCTTCTAATGTCATCGGAAGCAGCACTTGTTCTCTTGAGGTTCAAGTGATTACACGTAAGTCAGTTTTAATGAAGGACTTGTCTTGCACAAGTCAGCCTCATGTCTCATTGCCTGTCAGAGGTTAAGTCACATGATGGATGCAAGCAGGGTATTCTTCTTACAGGAGCAGTACATcgcccctccccacttcctccccATAGTACCTCTGTCTTTAAGCTACTTCATGCATTACACAGACATGGAGAAAGCAAAAGAATGAATGTCTTCCTTCTGTTTTCCCAATCTCTGTGGTAATGTGAGAAATGAGCAGTCCTCAGTCTTGTTTGTAGTAGGATTTGGAAGCCTCTCCCCATGCTCACTTGCCCCATCATCAACGAGATCCTTGAACCCCATTTTTTATGTTGTTGAAGCAGGTAGGGGAAAAGCAGAAGAACATCTTCTAGTAACGCATGAAACTTCACTGCATGTGTGGAAATTTGTAGTCTGGAACAAGAGATGCTAATCCCGTAAatacttcatttttttaatttaacagaTTTATACACCACTTCATAGCATTAAGCCATCAAAGTCATGTACAggataaaaacaggataaaacatagTAACATTATTTCAGCAaactctaaaaacaataaaaccatcttTACAaattccaaaaaaacaacaaaatgattTCTACAGACATAAAAATGTTCTATAAGTGACTGGGTTACTTATATTAAGAAAGCCTTCTTAAATATAGATGTCTTCAGTATAGTATGCACCTAAATCTTATGACAAAACTAAGGTGCTTGAGATGCAAAtactggaaaaggaaaggaaatagaaTTTGCTCAGGGCAAAAGAAAATGGTTTGATCCTGCtacttgctgcttctttttaaagaGCATGTTTGGGAATAAAACCTACTGCTTTGCACCAGGTATTTGGACCCATTCTAAAAATAACcggagccccaccaccaccacccactgtATTGAAAGTGCAGTGTTTTTTCACACTGCACTGGAAGCTCAGAGCCCCTCTATCACTGGATATAATTTCCTTCACTTAAGAGGGTGGCTGCTGGTAATTAACCATGTAGAAGATAACCTGCAGATTCCCACTACAACTGCACATGATTCCTTTCACAACTAATGGCAACTCCAGGCGGGTGTGGTTGCACATTGGATGGGGCTGCAGCACAATGGGTAGACTCCCTCCCCTGCACAATGGCCCCAGCCCAAATGGATGGAGAAGCCCCCACAGCTGCCTTCAGCAAAAGAAAACTAAATCCAATCACAGCTCTCCTTTGTAAAAGCTAGTTTGGTTCTCAGAGCTGTGGCCTCTGATATGCCTAAGGGTtggttcattatttatttttttacctatCACCATATCACAGACCTTCAGGCATGTGAAAAGTGCCCAGGCATGCTAGGCCTTCTTGGTTGTACTTGGGAGCGAACAGAGCCATTTCATGCCACCAAAACTAGAGCAGGAGGCACTCAGGAAGGTACATGTCCAAAGGCATCCAGCGTGGCAAGAATTTGGGACTATATTGGCCCACTACCACCAACATGCTGCAACAAAGATTTGAGGAGCACATGAGACAGCATCTGAAGATGTCCCTGAGCTGCACTCAGCTGCCACATTTCCTTGCTGTGAAACTCCAGAACATTCTTGGTTCTGGGAAAACGCCAACCCCTTGCTACAGCAGAGGTCTTGTTTGAATGGGTTGAAATGGGCTCCATCCTGAGAGTGCTTCTGCCCCACTTGTCTCTTGGGGTCCCACACTGGACAATAGCTTGTGACGGAGTGATAATTATAGGTGATACAAGAGATATCAAGTCGGTCTCTCCTGATGCTGAAAACCTGCTGAGACTTGGTTGAACTTGCTCCATACCTTTTCCCTGCTCTGACTTCTCGTGTATTCCATATCCCACACAGCTCACCCCCGGAGCTTTGGCCTGATTGCTGGAGCTGCAGCTGCAGGGGTCTTGGTGCTCATCATCTGCATTACCGTGGTGGCTGTGACACTCTTTTACTGGAAGAACAAacacaaggaggaagaggaggaggaaattccTAATGAGATAAGGTTTGGCCTTTGAGAAGATATTGTTCTgtcccttcctttcccctgtcatcttctttatttattaaaaaaaattaaataccacttatttttttttaaaaaaaatcatagtggtttacaaaaaaaaaattacatatagCTACAGaataaaaaccatacaaaaagagttaaaatcagaaatccGCTAACTATTATGGAAATATGTATTTTGAATTACCTGTATAAGCCTGATGGAatggaaaagttttcagcaggcatttaaaagttggcacagaaggtgcccacagaatctctgttggcagagtGTTCCACAACACTGGGCTGATGACACAAAAGGCTCAGTTTCCTGTTGTCAAATGAGCTTGCCAACTCAGGAAATGATCAATGGTGCTCCAGCCGATGGtttcagtgatcaagctgggatatacAGGTGCCTGAGGTACCCTAGACTTAAGTTGTTGAGGGCTTTGTAAGTTAATAGAGATCAAAGCAGTGATACCAGAGTTTTTGCCATAGTTTCTTTCCAGCTGAGCTGCAAGGAAGGTTCCTCCTACCTCTGTCAGAGTAATATTTTAGCGTACACTAATTTCCTTCATGATTCTTTCATTACTAGTAGTGGCTTGACCACCCAGAGTCCTGGTACAGGCATAAAAGCCAGCTCCACCCATAATTCTTCCTTAGGTGTTGCCAAGAGTTGACACGTGAACAAATACACCATTCCTGGTAATATAATAATTGATCAGTAGTGGGAGTCAAAGGCAAGTGCTTATGGGGTTCTCCACTTACACCCCATTGACAAGGGGAAATGAGACCAAAAAGATTCCCAGAAATGCATGACCAGCATTGCTCAATTCTATTGTCGTTTGTCATTCGTCATTGTACTCTGTTAGACCTCAAGCCCAACAGCCTGATGCTGAGATAGAGGCACAGAAAATTGGATTGTCAACAGGAGATGTCAAAGTTGGGCCCATCATTGGGCCAACAGGGCATCATGGTGTGGGTTATTTGCTTTTCTCCTTGTGCTGCGCCAGTGTTTTTGTTCCTGCCAGGGATGGGGGTGTTTAGAATGGAGGACAACTACGATGCTAACAGTGACCTCCTGTTTCCCTAGGGAGGATGATCTGCCACCCAAATGCTCTTCATCCACAAAAGCATTCCATGGCGATGCTTCATCCTCGGAGAACGACACTCTCACATCATCCAACACCTACAACAGCCGGTACTGGAATGACCCCAAAGCAAACCATGCCACAGACTCCTTTGCTCGCCTCAACAACGATGCGCGCCAGCCCTTCTCCCGCTCTGGAAGCACCAGCGCCCGCCCTGTCTATGCCAATGGAGGCCACCCAGCCCCCCCTCCACCCAAGACATTGGTGGTGACAACCAatacagccccctccccacagg of the Lacerta agilis isolate rLacAgi1 chromosome 4, rLacAgi1.pri, whole genome shotgun sequence genome contains:
- the IGSF11 gene encoding immunoglobulin superfamily member 11, with translation MTCKGSSGWGLWVAPLAALLSLRGLVSPLEVFMNTRSVEVARGQTAVLPCTFTTSAALNNLNVIWMVTPLSNANQPEQVIIYQGGQIFDGAPQFYGRVGFAMTMPTTSASIFINNTQLSDTGTYQCLVNNLPDRGGRNIGVIGLNVLVPPSAPVCRIQGSLNIGSDITLTCSSEEGIPRPTYYWERLDSAPKLPPAATQDQVQGTVILRNISTVSSGRYQCVASNVIGSSTCSLEVQVITPHPRSFGLIAGAAAAGVLVLIICITVVAVTLFYWKNKHKEEEEEEIPNEIREDDLPPKCSSSTKAFHGDASSSENDTLTSSNTYNSRYWNDPKANHATDSFARLNNDARQPFSRSGSTSARPVYANGGHPAPPPPKTLVVTTNTAPSPQEMARSNGSVSRKPRPQHTRSYAVSQATLERIGAVPVMVPAQSRAGSLV